One genomic segment of Desulfocapsa sulfexigens DSM 10523 includes these proteins:
- a CDS encoding HAD family hydrolase: protein MKCRGLIFDLDGTLLDTLDDLAMAANATLENFGFPAHPVDAYRYFVGEGLRTLMQRIVPGSNATDEQLNEYMVKFGEIYTNTWNVNTRLYEGIFEMIASLSAAGLQLAVLSNKPHLFTQLCVETFFPEQPFAFVFGQRDGVAKKPNPAGALEIAEKMGVAVADILYVGDTATDMQTGNGAGMRTIGVEWGFRDRTELENNNAWKIVRTPAEVVTYAI, encoded by the coding sequence ATGAAATGCAGAGGTCTGATATTTGATCTTGATGGAACACTGCTTGATACACTCGATGACTTGGCAATGGCGGCGAATGCAACCCTTGAGAACTTCGGTTTTCCAGCTCACCCCGTGGATGCCTATCGTTATTTTGTCGGCGAAGGATTGAGAACACTGATGCAGCGGATTGTTCCCGGCTCTAATGCAACGGATGAACAGCTCAATGAATATATGGTCAAGTTTGGCGAGATTTATACAAATACCTGGAATGTGAACACCAGATTGTATGAGGGGATATTTGAGATGATAGCTTCCTTATCAGCTGCCGGACTGCAGCTTGCCGTGTTGTCCAATAAGCCTCATCTCTTTACACAACTATGCGTGGAGACATTTTTCCCCGAGCAGCCATTTGCATTTGTCTTTGGGCAGCGGGATGGTGTTGCCAAAAAACCCAATCCGGCAGGGGCTCTTGAGATTGCAGAAAAAATGGGAGTTGCCGTTGCTGATATACTGTATGTGGGAGATACTGCGACGGATATGCAGACCGGTAACGGTGCTGGAATGAGAACTATCGGTGTCGAATGGGGTTTTCGGGATCGTACGGAACTTGAAAATAATAATGCCTGGAAGATTGTGAGAACTCCAGCAGAGGTAGTAACATATGCCATTTAA
- a CDS encoding succinate dehydrogenase cytochrome b subunit codes for MWFIHFIKSSIGKKWIMAVSGCCLILFLCSHAAGNATLFSSVALFQAYADQLHSHPLIVSVFSKGLFLVFAIHIITGSLLFLQNRKARSQGYKVQTRAVKNSQASSTMIYSGLFILLFALVHTSAVSFGDHGTIGNTIADLFSSFFISMFYIIAFIALAVHLSHGFWSMLQTFGVNHPTYNGLISRLTYVVPIFFLLIFSAIPLLFLFGTGK; via the coding sequence ATGTGGTTTATACATTTTATAAAATCCTCCATCGGTAAAAAATGGATTATGGCTGTCTCCGGTTGCTGCCTCATTCTTTTTCTTTGCTCCCATGCTGCCGGAAATGCCACTCTTTTTTCCTCCGTTGCACTTTTTCAGGCTTACGCAGACCAACTGCATAGCCACCCTTTGATTGTTTCTGTCTTCAGCAAGGGCTTATTTCTGGTTTTTGCAATCCATATAATCACAGGATCTTTACTATTCCTGCAGAACCGGAAAGCCAGGAGTCAGGGCTACAAAGTTCAGACCAGAGCGGTTAAAAATTCACAGGCATCCAGTACCATGATTTACAGTGGGCTTTTCATTCTGCTTTTCGCACTTGTTCACACTTCTGCTGTTTCTTTTGGAGATCATGGAACAATTGGCAATACCATTGCCGACCTGTTCAGCTCCTTCTTTATATCAATGTTCTATATCATTGCCTTTATCGCACTGGCCGTTCATCTGAGCCATGGATTCTGGTCAATGTTGCAGACATTTGGCGTTAATCATCCCACATACAACGGACTCATAAGCCGTCTGACCTATGTGGTTCCAATATTTTTTCTTCTCATATTCAGTGCCATCCCCCTTCTTTTTCTTTTTGGCACAGGAAAATAA
- a CDS encoding fumarate reductase/succinate dehydrogenase flavoprotein subunit produces the protein MELNANIPSGPLAEKWDNHRFSSKLVNPANRRKYRIIVVGTGLAGASASATLAEQGYEVSTFCIQDSPRRAHSIAAQGGINAAKNYQNDGDSIQRLFYDTIKGGDFRSREANVYRLAQVSNNIIDQCVAQGVPFAREYGGTLANRSFGGAQVSRTFYARGQTGQQLLLGAYSALSRQIKNGKVTMHTRQEMMDLVLVDGKARGIVTRDIISGKLSSHSADAVILATGGYGNAYFLSTNAMASNVTAAWRAHKKGAGFANPCFVQIHPTCIPVHGHFQSKLTLMSESLRNDGRVWVPKKPGDSRRPGSIPEEERDYYLESKYPSFGNLVPRDVASRNAKEQCDEGKGVGTTNLAVYLDFAEAIQRDGKATILKKYGNLFQMYEKITASNPLHEPMMIYPAVHYTMGGLWVDYNLMTTIPGLFAIGECNFSDHGANRLGASALMQGLADGYFIVGTCIANYLGSNPLATVEASEQPFTEALKQVQANIARLLKSSEGGPEGKLTVDEIHKELGLLLWDHCGMARNKEGLEKALKELPLIQKKFWDTVYIPGTGEELNQSLERAGRLADFLEFAEIMIRDALAREESCGCHLREESQTEENEAKRDDAGYSHVSVWEHMGDGEEPTLHKEDLIFENVTPSQRSYK, from the coding sequence ATGGAACTCAACGCCAACATCCCCTCCGGCCCCTTAGCTGAAAAATGGGACAACCATCGTTTTTCCTCAAAACTTGTCAATCCTGCCAATCGCAGGAAGTATAGAATTATCGTTGTGGGGACAGGCCTTGCCGGGGCCTCAGCTTCAGCAACTCTAGCAGAACAGGGCTATGAAGTGAGTACCTTCTGTATCCAGGACAGCCCGAGACGTGCCCACTCCATTGCGGCCCAGGGCGGCATTAATGCCGCCAAGAACTACCAGAATGATGGTGATTCCATTCAACGCCTCTTCTACGATACCATTAAAGGTGGAGATTTCAGATCCCGTGAAGCCAATGTGTACAGGCTGGCTCAGGTCAGTAATAACATCATTGATCAGTGTGTTGCTCAGGGAGTTCCTTTTGCCCGGGAATACGGCGGGACTCTCGCCAACAGGTCGTTTGGAGGGGCACAGGTTTCACGAACCTTTTATGCACGCGGCCAGACCGGCCAGCAGCTTCTGCTTGGTGCCTATTCAGCACTTTCCCGGCAGATAAAAAATGGCAAGGTTACCATGCACACCCGACAGGAGATGATGGATCTGGTTCTTGTTGATGGCAAAGCGCGTGGTATCGTCACACGTGACATCATCAGTGGCAAACTTTCAAGCCATTCAGCAGATGCTGTAATCCTTGCCACTGGAGGGTACGGTAACGCCTATTTTCTTTCCACCAATGCCATGGCTTCGAACGTGACAGCTGCATGGCGAGCACATAAGAAGGGTGCCGGTTTTGCCAACCCCTGTTTTGTCCAGATCCACCCAACCTGCATTCCGGTTCATGGCCACTTTCAATCGAAACTGACCCTAATGAGTGAAAGTCTTCGCAATGACGGTCGTGTCTGGGTTCCTAAGAAACCCGGAGATAGCAGAAGACCTGGATCAATACCGGAGGAAGAACGCGACTACTATCTTGAAAGCAAGTATCCGAGTTTTGGAAATCTTGTTCCGCGTGACGTTGCTTCGAGAAACGCAAAAGAACAGTGCGACGAAGGAAAAGGTGTCGGTACAACCAACCTTGCTGTTTACCTCGATTTTGCTGAGGCTATCCAGCGTGACGGAAAAGCCACCATCCTTAAGAAATATGGCAACCTTTTCCAGATGTATGAAAAGATCACAGCCTCTAACCCACTGCATGAGCCCATGATGATCTACCCCGCTGTTCATTACACCATGGGTGGGTTGTGGGTCGACTACAATCTGATGACCACCATCCCTGGGTTGTTCGCCATCGGGGAATGTAATTTTTCCGATCATGGTGCAAATCGCCTTGGTGCCAGTGCCCTGATGCAGGGCTTAGCCGATGGTTATTTTATTGTTGGAACTTGTATTGCAAATTATCTTGGTTCCAACCCTCTCGCTACGGTGGAAGCCTCTGAACAGCCATTTACTGAGGCACTGAAACAGGTTCAAGCCAACATCGCCAGGCTCCTGAAAAGCAGTGAAGGTGGCCCGGAAGGAAAACTAACCGTCGATGAAATTCATAAGGAGCTTGGACTTCTTCTCTGGGATCATTGCGGCATGGCCAGAAATAAGGAAGGTCTGGAAAAAGCGCTCAAAGAACTGCCTCTCATACAGAAAAAATTTTGGGATACCGTGTATATTCCTGGTACCGGTGAAGAACTCAATCAATCTCTTGAACGCGCCGGGCGACTTGCAGATTTTCTGGAATTTGCCGAAATTATGATTCGCGATGCACTGGCTCGTGAAGAATCCTGTGGCTGTCACCTCCGTGAAGAGAGCCAGACTGAAGAAAATGAGGCAAAACGTGATGATGCCGGATACAGTCATGTTTCAGTGTGGGAACATATGGGGGATGGTGAAGAACCGACTCTCCATAAAGAAGACCTGATTTTTGAAAACGTTACTCCAAGCCAGCGAAGTTATAAATAA
- a CDS encoding succinate dehydrogenase/fumarate reductase iron-sulfur subunit, with product MSIDTIDLSLEIWRQKDSKATGNFETYALQNISTGMSFLEMLDVLNENLTRAGKDPVAFDHDCREGICGMCGAVINGVAHGPEPETTLCQLHMRHFKTGDTLVIEPFRSRAFPIRKDLITDRSALDRIIQAGGYVSVNTGGTPDGNTIPIPSATAELAMDAASCIGCGACVASCPNGAAMLFTGAKISQLCLLPQGQPERTERALAMVKAMDTEGFGNCTNERECEAVCPKGISIRNIARMNKEFVKATFFG from the coding sequence ATGTCCATAGATACCATAGACCTCAGCCTTGAAATCTGGCGCCAGAAAGACTCCAAAGCAACTGGAAATTTTGAAACCTATGCCCTGCAAAACATCTCCACGGGTATGTCATTTCTGGAAATGCTCGATGTCCTGAATGAGAATCTCACCCGAGCAGGAAAAGACCCGGTAGCATTTGACCATGACTGCCGTGAAGGTATCTGTGGGATGTGTGGCGCTGTGATCAACGGCGTCGCCCATGGCCCTGAGCCAGAGACTACCCTCTGCCAGCTTCATATGCGCCACTTCAAAACTGGTGACACACTGGTCATAGAACCCTTCAGGTCACGTGCTTTTCCAATCCGGAAAGATCTCATTACAGATCGTAGTGCTCTCGACAGAATCATTCAGGCGGGTGGCTATGTCTCCGTAAACACCGGGGGAACCCCGGATGGTAATACTATCCCCATCCCCTCTGCTACTGCAGAACTTGCAATGGATGCAGCTTCCTGTATTGGCTGTGGTGCCTGCGTTGCTAGTTGCCCAAATGGGGCGGCCATGCTCTTCACAGGTGCAAAGATCTCCCAGCTCTGCCTTTTACCTCAGGGCCAGCCGGAACGGACTGAACGTGCATTAGCCATGGTAAAAGCCATGGACACCGAAGGATTTGGAAATTGTACCAATGAACGTGAATGTGAGGCGGTCTGTCCCAAGGGGATTTCAATTAGAAACATTGCCAGAATGAACAAGGAATTTGTCAAGGCAACATTTTTCGGATAA